One Corynebacterium uterequi DNA segment encodes these proteins:
- the thrB gene encoding homoserine kinase, with protein sequence MAIDLVVGTQTTVRVPGSSANLGPGFDTLGLALGIYDTVTVEVTSSGLEIEIYGEGADDLPRDGSHLVVRAIHAGLAAAGVQAPGLRVRCENTIPQSRGLGSSAAAAAAGVVAANALAGKPLNNDQLVQLASTFEGHPDNAAASVLGGAVVSWTDIPVDGHSQPTYRAVGIGVHPDIRATALVPNFHASTHAVRKVLPEQVTHLDARFNVSRVAVMTVALQHHPELLLEGTRDRLHQPYRADVLPVTAEWVNRLRNRGYAAYLSGAGPTCMVLHTQPIDERVLDAAREDGLRVIELPVAGPVEAS encoded by the coding sequence ATGGCAATCGATCTCGTCGTTGGCACCCAGACCACCGTCCGGGTGCCCGGTTCCTCGGCCAACCTCGGCCCCGGGTTCGACACCTTAGGACTCGCCCTCGGCATTTACGACACCGTCACCGTTGAGGTGACCTCCTCCGGTCTTGAAATCGAGATCTACGGTGAAGGCGCCGACGACCTCCCGCGCGACGGCTCCCACCTCGTCGTCCGCGCCATCCACGCCGGCCTCGCCGCCGCCGGAGTGCAAGCCCCCGGTCTGCGAGTGAGGTGCGAAAACACCATCCCTCAGTCGCGCGGTCTCGGGTCCTCCGCAGCTGCTGCCGCCGCCGGCGTTGTTGCCGCCAACGCCCTAGCTGGCAAGCCGCTCAACAACGACCAACTGGTGCAGCTAGCGTCCACCTTCGAAGGACACCCCGATAACGCCGCCGCCAGCGTACTCGGCGGAGCCGTGGTCTCCTGGACGGACATCCCCGTCGACGGTCACAGCCAGCCCACCTACCGTGCCGTAGGAATCGGGGTCCACCCCGACATTCGGGCGACCGCCCTCGTCCCGAACTTCCACGCCTCCACCCACGCCGTGCGCAAGGTGCTGCCGGAACAGGTGACACACCTCGACGCCCGCTTCAATGTCTCCCGCGTCGCCGTGATGACCGTCGCACTGCAACACCACCCAGAGCTCCTGCTCGAAGGCACCCGTGACCGGCTCCACCAGCCGTACCGAGCCGACGTCCTCCCCGTCACCGCGGAGTGGGTCAACCGGCTGCGTAATCGCGGCTACGCCGCCTACCTCTCCGGAGCGGGGCCGACCTGCATGGTGCTGCACACCCAGCCCATCGATGAACGAGTCCTCGACGCCGCCCGCGAAGACGGCCTCCGCGTCATCGAACTGCCCGTCGCCGGGCCGGTCGAAGCTAGCTAG
- a CDS encoding helix-turn-helix transcriptional regulator, with protein MAPPRPTADLFPTSLRLSPKQRLVLRTLHEYPGGSKATDIAQALGMHVNTVRGHLDELIERGAVDVVTAPISGRGRPSLLFRACVPDGRIVTNEYVDLVNLLTEVAGLTPQQARDLGRRWAQNVAPEDSSERLWDLLRRMGFDPSSPLATDDGDAVTLRACPFVTPGGAAPSPVICSVHAGFIEAIAGSERSVTLQTYLDGPECRVVLGPGS; from the coding sequence ATGGCTCCCCCTCGTCCGACCGCTGACCTGTTTCCCACGTCGCTGCGTCTCAGCCCGAAACAGCGACTGGTACTGCGGACTCTGCACGAGTATCCCGGCGGGTCGAAGGCGACGGATATTGCGCAGGCTTTAGGGATGCATGTCAACACCGTCCGCGGGCACCTCGACGAATTGATTGAGCGAGGTGCGGTCGACGTCGTCACCGCCCCGATCAGTGGCCGTGGCCGCCCGTCGTTGCTCTTCCGTGCCTGTGTGCCCGACGGCCGCATCGTCACCAACGAATACGTGGACCTGGTCAACCTGCTGACGGAGGTCGCCGGATTAACTCCGCAACAGGCGCGGGACCTGGGTCGCCGTTGGGCGCAGAACGTCGCGCCCGAGGACTCCTCCGAGCGGCTGTGGGACCTGCTGCGCCGGATGGGCTTCGATCCCTCGTCGCCGCTGGCCACCGACGACGGCGATGCGGTGACGTTGCGGGCCTGCCCCTTCGTTACTCCTGGTGGGGCGGCCCCGTCGCCGGTGATCTGCTCGGTGCACGCCGGATTCATCGAGGCGATCGCCGGTTCGGAACGCAGCGTGACGCTACAGACTTACCTCGACGGCCCCGAGTGCCGGGTCGTGCTAGGCCCTGGGTCCTAG
- a CDS encoding ATP-binding cassette domain-containing protein: MITTLAALALAYLVAPLVALGTRVPWGRLGRILVRDDVTELLRLTLLAAVCSSVIVVVLGTPLALALHSYRRGAMLARVLVLLPLAMPPVVGGLALSALLGNRGALSGLLEAAGIRIAFAFPGVVAAHVFVALPFVVVAVDSALRQVDREVTASAASIGMSPWRVTSRITVPTIAPALATGAGLAFARSLGEFGTTITFAGSMPGVTRTMALAIYVERESDRDVAYALSAVLLLLATITLVVSALPAMWRRLPPSRPLPLEEMDAEALSELTRPVAAEDVVITSAGVRTEFPARRISAVVGPNGSGKSTLMGLMAGRLLAPDTQVSVGGRRVDGLPAHRRGVVLLTQRPGLPPIGTVSSAITLVTGDASRTRALLEAAGLGRLHDAPTLALSGGQAAQVALVRALAARPSVLVLDEPLAAVDVESAVRWRRVLSAASAHRTTVLVTHDGLDVAGMADRLVVLESGGVVAAGATLQLLAVPPTDFVAALTGLNRLEGLVDAVNGRIITATCGGLRVTGKASPAEHRLRPGDHVVVTLDPAGTAVQPPGVQPPSSVCNVWPGTVETISAVDVTSAKASVRLASGARLVVPVTAAAVVELGLEPGTRVDCFTKARAIAVHPHPTSIH, encoded by the coding sequence GTGATCACGACGTTGGCGGCGCTAGCCCTGGCCTACCTGGTTGCTCCCCTGGTGGCCCTGGGAACCCGGGTGCCGTGGGGCAGGTTGGGTCGGATCCTGGTTCGCGATGACGTCACGGAACTGTTGCGGTTGACGCTGTTGGCCGCGGTGTGTTCTTCCGTGATCGTGGTCGTGTTGGGCACACCGCTGGCACTGGCGTTGCACAGCTACCGCCGCGGGGCCATGCTCGCCCGGGTGCTGGTATTGCTTCCCTTGGCTATGCCGCCGGTGGTGGGCGGCTTGGCGTTATCAGCCCTGCTGGGCAACCGGGGCGCGTTGTCGGGCCTGCTCGAGGCCGCCGGCATCCGTATAGCTTTTGCCTTTCCCGGGGTGGTGGCGGCGCATGTTTTCGTGGCCCTGCCTTTCGTCGTCGTGGCTGTCGACTCGGCCCTGCGGCAGGTGGACCGGGAGGTGACGGCCTCGGCGGCGAGCATCGGCATGAGCCCGTGGCGGGTCACCAGCCGCATTACGGTGCCGACGATCGCCCCCGCGCTGGCCACCGGCGCCGGGCTCGCTTTCGCCCGCTCCCTCGGGGAGTTCGGTACCACGATCACCTTCGCGGGGTCTATGCCCGGGGTGACGCGCACGATGGCTCTGGCGATCTACGTGGAGCGGGAGTCTGACCGGGACGTCGCCTATGCCCTGTCTGCGGTGCTGCTGCTGCTGGCCACGATAACGCTCGTGGTCTCGGCGCTGCCGGCTATGTGGCGGCGTTTACCCCCCTCACGGCCCCTCCCACTTGAGGAAATGGACGCCGAGGCCTTGTCGGAGCTGACCCGTCCGGTGGCCGCCGAGGACGTGGTCATCACGTCGGCGGGGGTTCGCACGGAGTTTCCGGCCAGGCGGATATCCGCGGTTGTGGGGCCTAATGGGTCGGGCAAGAGCACCCTGATGGGACTCATGGCGGGCCGGCTGCTGGCCCCGGATACGCAGGTCAGTGTCGGCGGACGGCGGGTGGACGGCCTACCCGCGCACCGACGCGGCGTGGTCCTTCTCACCCAGCGTCCCGGGTTGCCGCCGATCGGCACGGTGTCCTCGGCGATCACCTTGGTCACCGGGGACGCGAGTCGGACTCGCGCCTTGCTCGAGGCCGCCGGGCTCGGTCGACTTCACGACGCCCCAACGCTGGCACTATCCGGCGGGCAGGCAGCCCAGGTGGCGCTGGTACGGGCCTTGGCCGCGCGTCCGTCGGTGCTGGTGCTCGACGAGCCCCTGGCGGCCGTGGACGTCGAATCCGCTGTCCGGTGGCGCCGCGTCCTGTCGGCGGCCTCCGCGCACCGCACCACTGTCTTGGTTACCCACGACGGACTCGACGTCGCCGGGATGGCGGACCGCCTGGTCGTCCTGGAGTCAGGCGGTGTCGTCGCGGCGGGAGCGACCTTGCAGCTTCTGGCGGTTCCTCCCACCGATTTTGTGGCTGCTCTGACCGGCCTGAACCGACTGGAGGGCTTGGTCGACGCGGTCAATGGGCGTATCATTACGGCCACCTGTGGCGGTCTTCGCGTCACGGGGAAGGCTTCCCCAGCCGAACACCGACTCCGGCCCGGCGACCACGTGGTGGTGACCCTGGACCCGGCGGGCACCGCCGTTCAGCCTCCCGGCGTCCAGCCGCCGAGCTCGGTCTGCAACGTGTGGCCCGGGACCGTGGAGACGATTTCCGCCGTGGATGTGACGTCGGCGAAGGCCTCGGTGCGCCTGGCGTCGGGCGCGCGCCTGGTCGTCCCCGTTACGGCGGCGGCGGTCGTGGAGTTGGGTCTGGAGCCGGGCACCCGCGTGGACTGCTTCACCAAGGCGCGCGCCATCGCAGTGCACCCCCACCCGACCTCGATCCATTAA
- the modA gene encoding molybdate ABC transporter substrate-binding protein yields MVDRAIKAGAALSAAAVVLTGCGGAGDATGVTVFGASSTRVLNDRIVELAGGVDLVFNNDGSGALVSQLREGAPADLLITADTATMDRAVADGSVVDPVSVASNSMVIIVAEGNPAGVAGLADLEERSDLTVVACDPSVPCGVLARQLADQAGVQLNPASWEARVADVAGKVANGEADAGLVYRTDAVALSEVVDAVDIPGAKEYPTQVWAAVTTNAAHPEAAERVLAVLTSAELRDALTDAGFAPAV; encoded by the coding sequence ATGGTGGATCGCGCAATCAAGGCTGGGGCCGCCCTGTCGGCCGCCGCCGTCGTTCTGACTGGCTGTGGCGGTGCTGGCGACGCAACGGGGGTGACGGTCTTCGGGGCGTCGTCGACCCGGGTGCTCAACGACCGGATCGTCGAACTCGCCGGCGGCGTTGACCTCGTGTTCAATAACGACGGTTCCGGGGCGCTGGTCAGCCAGCTGCGGGAGGGCGCCCCGGCTGATCTTCTCATCACCGCCGACACCGCGACGATGGACCGGGCGGTCGCCGACGGTAGCGTCGTCGACCCGGTGTCAGTGGCGTCGAACTCTATGGTCATTATCGTCGCCGAGGGCAATCCGGCCGGCGTCGCCGGGCTCGCCGACCTTGAGGAGCGCTCGGATCTGACCGTAGTGGCGTGTGACCCGTCGGTGCCCTGCGGCGTCCTGGCCCGCCAGCTGGCCGATCAGGCCGGGGTTCAGCTCAATCCGGCGTCGTGGGAGGCGCGGGTGGCCGATGTGGCCGGGAAGGTGGCTAATGGCGAGGCCGACGCGGGTTTGGTCTATCGCACCGACGCGGTTGCGCTGTCGGAAGTGGTCGACGCCGTCGACATCCCGGGCGCCAAGGAGTATCCGACGCAGGTGTGGGCGGCGGTGACGACGAACGCGGCGCACCCCGAGGCCGCCGAACGAGTCCTGGCGGTCCTCACCTCCGCTGAGCTGCGCGATGCGCTCACTGACGCCGGGTTCGCCCCGGCCGTCTGA
- the narI gene encoding respiratory nitrate reductase subunit gamma: MFNLELFLWVAFPWLASAAFLVGVIWRWRTDQFGWTTHSSQIYESKLLRLSSPLFHYGMLFVVVGHLMGLAFPKSWTRAVGINDHAYHLLATIPGTVAGVAAVLGLIGLLYRRVVKRSVFLSTSRSDKVMYVFLCGAILTGFAATVIHQVFGGAHGYDYRETISPWLRQLFVFNPQPELMADVPVAFKMHVIAGFTLLAVWPWTRLVHAFSAPVGYVSRPYVVYRSRDTSRGVQRMPDAWEPIRSRTEQLSRGEAPSRGA; the protein is encoded by the coding sequence ATGTTTAATCTCGAGTTGTTCCTCTGGGTTGCGTTTCCGTGGCTGGCAAGCGCAGCGTTCCTCGTCGGCGTCATATGGCGGTGGCGTACCGACCAATTCGGCTGGACCACCCATTCCTCACAGATTTACGAGTCGAAGCTTCTGCGGCTGTCCTCCCCCCTGTTCCACTACGGCATGCTTTTCGTCGTCGTCGGCCACCTCATGGGGCTGGCGTTTCCGAAGTCGTGGACCCGGGCGGTGGGCATCAACGATCACGCTTATCACCTGCTGGCAACCATTCCGGGCACGGTGGCCGGCGTTGCGGCGGTGTTGGGCCTGATCGGGTTGCTGTACCGACGGGTGGTCAAGCGCTCGGTGTTTTTGTCGACGTCACGCTCCGACAAGGTGATGTACGTGTTCCTGTGCGGCGCGATCCTGACCGGTTTCGCGGCCACGGTGATCCACCAGGTGTTTGGCGGGGCGCACGGCTACGACTATCGGGAGACTATCTCGCCGTGGCTGCGGCAGCTGTTCGTGTTCAACCCACAGCCGGAGCTGATGGCCGACGTGCCGGTGGCGTTCAAGATGCACGTCATCGCCGGTTTCACCTTGTTGGCGGTGTGGCCGTGGACGCGTTTGGTCCACGCCTTCTCCGCCCCGGTGGGTTATGTGTCGCGGCCCTACGTGGTCTACCGGTCCCGGGACACGTCCCGGGGTGTGCAGCGCATGCCGGACGCGTGGGAGCCGATCCGTTCTCGCACGGAGCAGCTGTCGCGCGGGGAGGCGCCGTCTCGCGGGGCGTGA
- the narJ gene encoding nitrate reductase molybdenum cofactor assembly chaperone, whose product MRPLGAAVAEVTAPVEVSIEQRRVTAMAAALLLAYPDPEEAPARFEAVSEQLHTLPAAVRAEFEAFFAATHALSARELAAHYVETFDQRRRCCLFLSYYLAGDTRKRGAAILAFRDRLRDLGIVEISEELPDHLCVVLEALALADDAHHEAAVELVAAHREGVEVLKSALDAVGSAYAHVVRAVAMVLPEIDASTVDRYVTLITAGPPAEVVGVEQLGIPLPDPIRTAYPPMLKGDHHV is encoded by the coding sequence ATGAGACCCCTAGGTGCCGCCGTCGCCGAGGTGACGGCCCCGGTGGAGGTCAGCATCGAGCAGCGCCGGGTGACGGCGATGGCCGCGGCGTTGCTGCTGGCCTACCCGGATCCGGAGGAGGCACCGGCGCGCTTCGAGGCGGTATCGGAGCAGCTGCACACGCTGCCGGCGGCGGTGCGGGCCGAGTTCGAGGCCTTCTTCGCGGCCACCCATGCCCTGTCGGCGCGGGAGTTGGCCGCCCACTATGTGGAAACCTTCGACCAGCGTCGACGGTGTTGTCTGTTTCTTTCCTATTATCTGGCGGGTGATACCCGCAAGCGCGGTGCCGCCATCCTAGCTTTCCGTGACCGCTTGCGGGATCTAGGCATTGTCGAGATCTCGGAGGAGCTGCCGGATCACCTGTGCGTCGTGCTGGAGGCGCTCGCGCTCGCCGACGACGCTCACCACGAGGCCGCGGTTGAACTCGTGGCCGCTCACCGAGAGGGCGTGGAGGTGCTGAAAAGCGCGCTCGACGCGGTGGGCTCTGCCTACGCTCACGTCGTCCGGGCGGTGGCGATGGTTCTCCCGGAGATTGATGCCTCGACCGTCGACCGCTACGTCACTCTTATCACCGCCGGTCCACCCGCCGAGGTGGTGGGCGTCGAGCAGCTCGGTATCCCGCTGCCCGACCCGATTCGCACGGCGTATCCACCCATGTTGAAAGGCGATCACCATGTTTAA
- the narH gene encoding nitrate reductase subunit beta, producing the protein MRVMAQIAMIMNLDKCIGCHTCSVTCKQAWTNRQGTEYMWFNNVETRPGVGFPRGWEDQEKWEGGWALNSRGQLTPRSGGRIKKLATIFHNPKLPTISDYYEPWTYEYDKLLSAPKGQSTQPTARPVSQIDGNPIDTISWSSNWDDNLGGSAETLDEDPTLRQASIRVKKQIEDSFMFYLPRICEHCLNPTCVSSCPSGAMYKRAEDGIVLVAQDQCRGWRMCVSGCPYKKVYFNHKSGKAEKCTLCYPRLEVGQPTVCSETCVGRLRYLGVVLYDADRVAEAAATPDEHDLYEAQRSLLLDPFDPQVQREALAQGIPPSWLDAAQQSPIYELISTFEVALPLHPEYRTLPMVWYIPPLSPVVDEVTAAGGDGEDHRILFSALSNMRIPLEYLAGLFTAGDTAPVERSLRRLVAMRSYMRDLHLGQDPQEEIAAAVGMTGKDITRLYRLLAIAKYDDRYVIPTTSPETPRGIASLDPFGDQEPHKALDSFPDLGIGAPEACSSGCGTSAPASGKVSLLSWQGERPEAMFPQERL; encoded by the coding sequence ATGCGAGTTATGGCGCAGATCGCCATGATCATGAACCTGGACAAGTGCATTGGGTGCCACACCTGCTCGGTGACATGCAAGCAGGCGTGGACGAACCGTCAGGGCACCGAGTACATGTGGTTCAACAACGTCGAAACCCGCCCCGGCGTCGGGTTCCCCCGGGGTTGGGAAGACCAGGAGAAATGGGAAGGCGGCTGGGCGCTCAATTCCCGCGGGCAACTCACTCCTCGCTCGGGTGGTCGGATTAAGAAGCTCGCCACCATCTTCCACAACCCGAAGCTGCCGACCATCTCCGACTACTACGAACCATGGACCTACGAGTACGACAAGCTGCTCTCGGCGCCTAAAGGGCAGTCGACGCAGCCCACGGCCCGGCCGGTGTCTCAGATCGACGGTAATCCGATCGACACGATTTCTTGGTCGTCGAACTGGGATGATAATTTGGGCGGCTCCGCGGAGACGCTGGATGAGGACCCGACGCTGCGCCAGGCGAGCATCCGGGTGAAGAAGCAGATCGAGGACTCTTTCATGTTCTATCTGCCCCGCATCTGCGAGCACTGCCTCAATCCGACGTGCGTGTCGTCGTGTCCGTCGGGCGCGATGTACAAACGGGCTGAGGACGGCATCGTGCTCGTCGCCCAGGACCAGTGCCGAGGGTGGCGCATGTGTGTGTCAGGCTGCCCTTATAAAAAGGTGTACTTCAACCACAAGTCCGGCAAGGCGGAAAAGTGCACGCTGTGTTATCCGCGCTTGGAAGTGGGTCAGCCCACGGTGTGTTCGGAAACCTGCGTGGGCCGGTTGCGCTATCTGGGGGTGGTGCTTTACGACGCGGATCGGGTCGCCGAGGCCGCCGCAACCCCTGATGAGCATGATCTCTATGAGGCGCAGCGCAGCCTTCTGCTCGATCCTTTCGACCCCCAGGTCCAGCGAGAGGCGCTGGCACAAGGCATCCCGCCGTCGTGGTTGGACGCCGCCCAGCAGTCCCCCATTTACGAGCTGATCTCCACCTTCGAGGTGGCTCTGCCACTGCATCCGGAGTACCGAACGCTGCCGATGGTGTGGTACATCCCGCCGTTGTCTCCAGTGGTCGACGAGGTGACGGCGGCTGGCGGTGACGGGGAGGATCACCGGATTCTGTTCTCTGCCCTGTCGAATATGCGCATTCCCCTGGAGTATCTGGCGGGTCTGTTTACGGCTGGTGACACCGCCCCGGTGGAGCGTTCGCTGCGCCGGCTGGTTGCTATGCGGTCGTACATGCGCGACCTTCACTTGGGCCAGGATCCGCAGGAGGAGATCGCGGCCGCCGTCGGCATGACAGGCAAGGACATCACTCGGTTGTACCGCCTCCTGGCTATCGCGAAGTACGACGACCGTTACGTGATCCCCACGACGTCCCCGGAGACCCCGCGAGGTATTGCCTCCCTGGATCCTTTTGGCGACCAGGAACCCCACAAGGCCCTGGATTCCTTCCCGGATCTCGGCATCGGCGCCCCGGAGGCCTGTTCGTCCGGGTGCGGCACCTCGGCACCCGCTAGCGGTAAGGTCTCGCTGCTGTCGTGGCAGGGCGAACGCCCGGAGGCGATGTTCCCACAGGAGCGCTTATGA